The Plectropomus leopardus isolate mb chromosome 15, YSFRI_Pleo_2.0, whole genome shotgun sequence genome has a segment encoding these proteins:
- the LOC121954812 gene encoding elongation of very long chain fatty acids protein 6-like — protein sequence MSKVKKECGQVYRCTGGQVYQCTGGQVYRCTGGQVYQCTGLVFRLLVLSIVGAVRTGSYMLHVLSSGGFRRSICAQSFYSGPVSRFWAYAFVLSKAPELGDTAFVVLRKQKLLFLHWYHHITVLLYSWFSYKDMVAGGGWFMTMNYAVHALMYSYYAARAAGLRVPRPFAVLITSAQIGQMAMGLTVSALVYRWMQHGDCPSRLDNITWAALMYLSYLLLFSNFFYQTYLRHRRGDAKTHKAE from the exons atgtcaaaagtcaaaaaagaat GTGGACAGGTGTACAGGTGTACAGGTGGACAGGTGTACCAGTGTACAGGTGGACAGGTGTACAGGTGTACAGGTGGACAGGTGTACCAGTGTACAGGT CTTGTCTTTCGTCTTCTTGTCCTCAGTATCGTGGGCGCGGTGCGGACCGGCTCCTACATGCTTCACGTCCTGAGCAGCGGCGGCTTCAGACGCTCCATCTGCGCCCAGAGCTTCTACAGCGGCCCCGTCAGCAGGTTCTGGGCGTACGCCTTCGTCCTGAGCAAAGCGCCGGAGCTCG gCGACACGGCGTTCGTCGTGCTGAGGAAGCAGAAGCTGCTCTTCCTGCACTGGTACCATCACATCACCGTGCTGCTCTACTCCTGGTTCTCCTACAAAGACATGGTGGCCGGCGGCGGCTGGTTCATGACCATGAACTACGCCGTGCACGCGCTCATGTACAGCTACTACGCCGCGCGCGCCGCCGGCCTGCGCGTGCCGCGGCCGTTCGCCGTCCTCATCACCAGCGCTCAGATCGGGCAGATGGCGATGGGGCTGACGGTGAGCGCGCTGGTTTACCGTTGGATGCAGCACGGCGACTGCCCCTCCCGCCTCGACAACATCACCTGGGCGGCGCTCATGTACCTCAGCTACCTGCTGCTCTTCTCCAACTTCTTCTACCAGACGTACCTGCGCCATCGCCGCGGGGACGCCAAGACGCACAAGGCTGAGTAG